ACCAAGCTTTGGTACATCACCCTCTGAAGTCTGAATCACTGCTGCTTTTATCTTGTTACTATGACAGTACTACTTGTCTGACCTTGTAGACCGATGATATGGCAGTTTATTTTGGATACTCTCTTTTTAATGCACAGTTTCTATCATACTCACTTTACTGCTTTTAGCTAGCTGCATGAGGACATATTTTGTGTTTATACGCCCAAGAGCCTGAATGTTTTGGTAAGTCATAACACATTTTGCCTGAACCATTTCAGACGCCTGGTTCAGCGAAGCCTAGCATGACTACAAACCAGAAGACCAAGACGAACAATGTCTGTAGCTCAAGTGTGGCATCACAGAAGATGGGCGGCACGGCACGGACTTGCGGGATTACAGAAAAAGAAGCTCTCGGGGTTACAGGTGTCAAAAGACCTTCCTCAGCTGCCGGGCGCTCTTCTATCGGAGAGAAGCATCCCATCACTAGGGCAACCGTTAAGAAGCCTGCTGATCTCTCCACCCCAGGACGCCCTTCCACTGCCGAAAGACGCCCTGTCACCAGAGAGCGTGCACAGAAGCAAGCCGCTGTCGCCACGCCATGCCGGCCCTCTACCTCTGAAAGACGCTCCGTCGACAGAGGAAGTGCAGCAAAGCGTTCTGATGTTGAGGGCACACGTCGGCCCTCTACAGGAGAAAGACGCTCTATTACCAGGGATAGTGTGAGAACTCCTAGCAAGACAGCAGGATCAAGTGTGGCACATCCAAAGGTTACGAAAACCACTGCGGTATGTTCCATCCTCTTCTCTCACCAGTGTTAACAGAACTAACATTCATCTGATAACTATAATGTACAGAAATTCATGCGGGTTTTGCGCTTATGTTTAACGTTGGAAGCGTAATGGTGTTAGATCTCACATGGCTTATCTCTTCATGCAGAGCACTCTGAAAAGGCCAGCTCCTCTGAATGCTACTACTAAAAGTACCAAGCCAGAGCCAAAAAGGTTAGTCCTGCCATCATGTTGACGCATTCTCTGAAGATTTGGCTTTGTCTTGTGGTTTTAATTCCGTTGCTTTTTACTGCCTCGACCAACAGCAGTATCAGAGGTTCGAAAGATGCTTCAACAATGCACAGTCACTTAACTAGGCCAGCGAGAATGGACTTGCAAGTGGCTGGCAAACTAAAATCAAGGTGCAAATCTTAACAGTGTTACTGGAATGTATTATGAAGGCTGGTTTGACCCTATTTTCCTGACAAAAACTTCTCACTATGTAGCTCGGTAAACCTGCCAGCAAGGAAAATGCTGAGTTCCAGTGTTGGAGAAGCAACTTTTGCAAGGCTGAAAAAGAAAGAGGTAAGCTTCACAAAAGAACGTATAATAGATCACTCTGCTAGATTGTGCATATTGCGATAGACATAGCCTTGCTCAAAACTTGTTCATGATCAATGTTGTTCCATCTGCCCTCAAAGCTTAATGTTTTTCCATGATTGAGAGCTGTGAATCCTGTGATAAATAACAAGGATGGTAGGTTCAACAACTAGTTATTAGAAGTAATTATGTGGGTAACAACTGATACAGTGGGTCCTGTTTGAATTTAGAGGGATAGTTTCTGTCTCCTGCTCATAAACCCTAGTACTACGGTCTGGAACTTGCTTCCAGTTGGCACATAAAAACAGATTAATAGGTAATACCGATGAATGCGCCAGTTCTTTGTAGTACTCACACGGTCACACCTGAACTTTGCATAGTCTAAGTTTCCAGGCAACTAAACGTTATGATTCAAATGGGTCATTATCGTGTTGTTGACTGGCACTCACCACAATCTCTGCAATTATTCCTTCTGGGGATAATTATTACTGAAATGGGGCCATGAAGGTACTGGTCATAGCAATTAAAATGGACTTGCTAACGATCATGATGATCCTTTGTGTAGGGCATTCCGGCGACAGTGCAATCTCGAGCATCCACATCGAAGAAAACAACTCCTTTGCAGGCAGGAAACACCAAGTCCAGGGCACCAAACGTACGCCATTCTTTCGTCAGCACACTGTCCTTAACCATATTGACACTTCCCCCCACAATCCTGAGACATCCATTTATTCGTAGTACTATGATGTGCATCTTTATATCTGTAGAATACACGCTGACATTTTATCCACTCGATTTCGCAGCCACCGACACCGCCGCCTCCACCACGCCGTCCGTCGAGAACAACGAGCAAACCAACTGTGAGCGGCTCATCAGTTGGTGGAAGAAAGCCAAAGTAAGC
This window of the Triticum urartu cultivar G1812 unplaced genomic scaffold, Tu2.1 TuUngrouped_contig_5457, whole genome shotgun sequence genome carries:
- the LOC125529251 gene encoding protein WVD2-like 7 gives rise to the protein MATEVNQTFFAWSQGETTDLGVSEGVSVSQTLNHGSVSFGRFELESLSWEKWSVFSNDKRHEEFVKFNGLVAQKKAYFEEYYKKIRELKASQQQIQQTELTLEYSGDGSDSSQTEDMPAEELETPTGSGTIAYDYVEGAAHETTSEQGMQCYHDHEDEDFRNELSSSNLVSEARISQQTDQDGRENALGGNSDSTVVENAGLGHDGAAYENARAPRRNTDKDPRLRYASMIIPKSVKTVAGSPLDRTSVTKTPGSAKPSMTTNQKTKTNNVCSSSVASQKMGGTARTCGITEKEALGVTGVKRPSSAAGRSSIGEKHPITRATVKKPADLSTPGRPSTAERRPVTRERAQKQAAVATPCRPSTSERRSVDRGSAAKRSDVEGTRRPSTGERRSITRDSVRTPSKTAGSSVAHPKVTKTTASTLKRPAPLNATTKSTKPEPKSSIRGSKDASTMHSHLTRPARMDLQVAGKLKSSSVNLPARKMLSSSVGEATFARLKKKEGIPATVQSRASTSKKTTPLQAGNTKSRAPNPPTPPPPPRRPSRTTSKPTVSGSSVGGRKPKASTPQWH